The Methanomicrobiales archaeon genomic interval TTCTCTTTTGGATGATCTCCCAGAGATCGTCATCAATTTCCTGGAATGCCATGACCCTCGCCCTTGTAGATCAGGGGTCTTATAATTTAGGGATGACCTCTATGTGTATCTGATTGTCGTGAAGGTCGTTGCGTCCCGGATCAGACGCAGATCTTCAAAGACGCTGATATTCAGACTCCAACTTAGTATCTATTGAACATAAAACATATAATACGAATTTTTAACACCGAACGTTGAACATAAGTAATACAGGAAAAATATTGTGTTGATATATGTATAAGCCTTAAGTCAATTGCCGCATGAATGAGTCCTCTCGGAAAAAATCGTGAAAACCTACTAAATATATCTGAAAAGTTACAGGCATCCATGTCGCTTCCCGATATTCAGAAACTATCTATTCAGGGACTATTGCTGGGAGCAGGTCTGGTTATTCTCGCTTATACAATATTGAATTCTGGAATTATCAATAATGTCCGGATAATCTTGGGCGCCAACATCTTACTGCTGCTAGCAGCATTTTGCTTTTCTATTGGCAATATCTTGATAAAAGTCTATCGATGGAAGTATCTCAGTTCGAAATACGATCTAGATCTCTCCTGGTACGAGTCAGCTTTAGTTAGCATTTCAAGTTTCTTCTTTGCGAATATTACACCAGGAAAAATTGGAGATGTCTATAAAGCCTATTTCATGAAAGAAAAATATTCATTATGTTATCCCGATGGTGCATCAATGCTTTTTTATGAGAGGTTCTTTGAACTGGCAATTCTATTCGTATTTGCTGCTTTGATGGTCTTTATAGAAATCCAGCAGTCATTATTAATAGTGTTAGGAGTCTCTTTATTATTGCTCGTAGCGTTGGGTCTTTTTTTTATGAAGGCAAGCAGTTTTGCAGATTTAATACAGAGATTAATTGTAAAAATCCCTTCATTCTCGAAAAATGAACTATGCCGGATCAATATACGGAAGCTGTCCATTGTGCCCGTAACTGCAGTATTTTTCATCACTCTAATCTCTCTTGTGTTCGAATTTCTCCGTCTCTGGTGTATCGCTCTTGCTTTTGGATTCTATATGCATCCCTTATCTGCAGCCACTTTTTTCAGCCTCTCGATTATTGCAGGATTGGTTTCTCAAATACCCCTAGGCATTGGAATCACCGAAGGATCACTGAGCTACCTCATCACCCAAACGGGTTGTGATACGGTGACTTCGATGGCGATTGTACTTACAGACAGACTGTTATCGATGTATTTTGCTCTCCTATTAGGTATAATTTTCTCGAGATTTTCTATGAAAGAGCTGAGAGAGGTGAAAAATGATCTCGATTGTAGTTCCCCTTTACAATGAGAGAGAGAACGTCCTAACCTACGACTCCTTACTGTTCCCTGTTATCGACTCGATCGCTGAAAGTGCGAGATTAGCTGTCGAATATGTTATGGTAGATGATGGGAGCCAGGATGACACTCTCCTGCAGCTGCAGATGATTGAAAGTATGCGAAAAGACGTGCGTGTCATTGCACATGGTACAAATAAAGGGATGGGTGCTGCAGTTCGAACTGGAATTAATCATTGTACTGGAAACCTCATCGTTACGATAGATTCCGATCTTACATTCAAGCCAGTGGAGATCGGTAAATTGATTGAGGCATACAATCGAACAGGAGCAGATTGTGTTTCTGGATCGCCATATTTGTTAAAAAATTCTGTAAAGGATGTATCCTTATTTAGGCTTATTTTAAGCTGTATAATTAATTCACTTTATAGAATGATGCTTGGCTCGAACATTACCAGCGTCAGCCCGATCTTTCGGCTTTATAAAAGAGAAGTGCTCTGTTCAATGGATATTGAGAGCAATGGATTTGATATTAATGCAGAGATCCTTGCGAAGTTAATTATAAATAACAAGAAAGTTGTTGAGATCCCGGTGGCACTTCATCGACGTGAAAGGGGGGAATCGAAAATTAATGTGAAGAGAGAGATTATCAATCATGTTAGGCTCTTGCTAAAAATTTTTAAGGTAAAATATTTGGGAGTCCGTTGGAGTTGACGATTCGTATCAACCTTACCTTAAAGTAAACATATGAATCCCCGTGTGGCTCCAGATCCTCCTGCTCTTATCCTGCAGCCATGCCAGTGCATCTCCCTCTGGATTCTGAGCAATAATATCCGCGGTTACAACATAGAAGACCTTATTGTTACCCTTTTTATGCTGGGATATCTGCTCCAGCTCGGCAGCAGAGGATGCTCCAAACTGGAGAGTGTTATCGCTGATATTGCTATAGTAGTAATCCAATGGAAGATGGATATAATCAGGGACAGTAATAACAATATCACCATCCCCTGTCATCGCGGCTAATTGATCGGAGAATCCTCTCCAGTCCTCTTTTTGATAAGTTGTATAATATCCTTGCAAATAGGGCAGATTGACGGCAACCAGACAAAGAATAAGCAGATAGACAGGGGTTTTATGAGAAAGAAAGCGCATAAAGAGGTATGAAAAATATGCAACGCCAATCAGGAACAATGGTAATAAGTATAGTAGATGGCGGGGTATGAAAGGCATTCGGTAGGACATAAGGATGCTCATCGCGAGAGGGACGCAAATAAAAATTAGTATAAAAGCTGCCTTTTTCTTATCTGAGGAAAACCAAAAAGTCAATCCCAAAATAAACAATAACATGAAAGCAACGGCAATTGCATTGTTAAATCCAGAAAATTGGCTAAACGTCTGCTGGATAACCAGCCAACCCTGATAGCCGAATGTAGGTGACGAAGCTGTCCGTTTTGCAAACAACGGAATGGCCACAAGGATTATTGGCAGAGTGAGGAGAAGAATCGTTGCTAGAGAAACTGCAAGATATCGGATGCGTTCCTGGATTTGTTTGGCACTAACCAGGAGTGCATGCATAAGAATCGCAGCTATCGCAAGGATCGTGTAAAAATGCAACCAGAACGATACAGCGGCAGCAATTCCAAACAGCATCCAGAGCCGATAATCCTCAAGCTCCATCGCTTTTATGTAAAAAAGTGCCGCAAGAATCACGAAAAATACAGAGATGGTGTATGCCCGTGCATCCTGGGAATAAAATATATGCATCGGAGAGAATGTCAACAATATTGCTGCAATTAATCCTGTGGATTTATCTGCGAGCTCCTTTCCGAGACTGTAGGTTAGCGGTATTGTCAGAACTCCAAATAGAGCAGGAACAAACCGAAGAACGAACTCTGAATCCCCGAAAATGAGCATTAAGTGTTCTATCCAGTAAAAGAGTGGGGGGTTGAACTCCCCACCAGCAGCGATCTGCCAGATTTCTGCAGGGGATTGGCGTGCAAAATTCAGCGTTGCCGCTTCGTCCAGCCACAGCGAGTTGTAATCGAGGTGATAAAATCTCAGGAACGCACCAATCAGGGTCAACACGAAGAGGGCCTGGAGATACCGATCAGCTTTAACTTGGGCAATAATACTGGTTCCCCAGCTTGGCGTGGACGTTGGTGTCTCAGGCGGCGGCATCTCCTCATTCTGTTTTTCAATCCTTTTCACATGGGTCCTTTGTCGCTTTCCCGTATACGATTTGCCCATTCCGATCGAATTATTATTTAAAAAGTCAGTATAAAAGGTCTATGAAATGACAATTTGAGAATACAATCGCATCCTTATGACCGCTCAAACGCGGATAATTATGAATATTTCAGAATGAACCCCCGGTAGATCTCCACCGCCTTCTCCAGTTGATGTACGGCCACCCGCTCGTCCACCGCATGGAGCGTGGCGAGCTCCCCCGGCCCGTACTCCACCACCGAAAAACCGGCTTCTCGGAGGAACTTGGCATCGCTGGCGGCCCATTGCACGATCGGGACGGCCCTCTCCGCATACACGCGCTCGATCTCCGCCGACAGGACAGCGACGATGGGAGCGTCGGGCGCGGTGAATACCGGCTCCGCGCAGTCCATCACGGTGACCGTGGCACGCGGCGCATGCCGCGCGACATACTCCATGAGATCCCGTACCGAACAGCCGAACGGCACGCGCATGTCCAGCTCCAGGCTGCAGTGCTGGGCGACAACATTCGCCTTCTCTCCGCCCTCTATCCGCCCGGGATTGAAGGTGACTCTCCGCATGACATCCTTCACACCGAAGATTCCCTCCAGCACCCGCGACGACTGGTCGACGATGCCAGCGAGTTGGGGCGGACCCTCGAACTCCTTTGCATGGATTACCTTCACGCGCTCCAGTAGCGCAAATGCCTCCATCACCGCCGATATCCCCACCCGCGGATACAGCGATCCGTGGCCCGGCTCCCCGGCAAACTCCAGGTTCAGGCGGCACAGCCCTTTCTGCCCGATCACCGGGCTCAGGGGCGGAGTCGGCTCCGCGATCAGGCAGTCAGCGGGAGGGAGCAGATTCTTCCGGAGCAGCTGGCGGATGCCGTACTTTCCCCCGCTCTCCTCGTCACAGACGAACGCGACGTTCGCCTTCGGCTCCCGCCCCGCATCCAGAACGGTCTTCAGGGCATGCAGGAGCGCAGCGCAGCCCCCCTTCATGTCGCTCGCACCCCGCCCCCAGACGAACCCCTCGTGCAGGCAACCGGCATACGGGTCGAACTTCCACCCGTCCCGCAGGGCCGGAACCACATCCACATGCCCGCACAGCAGGAGTCTGTTCTGGGGCGAGACCGCGATCAGATTGTCGCGCCCGCCCGAGTTCCGGATCACCGTGCTCTGGATTCCCAGGGCATCCAGGTAGCCGCAGATGTACTCGATCACCTCCGCGGTCCTCCCCGGAGGATTCTCGCTTTCTATCTGGATCAGATCCGAGCAGAGGCGCGCCACATCCATGCCGATCCACCGTCAGGCAGCTCTCTTAGCCAGGAAACTCTCGAATAGGTTGGCAAGCGAAGCGCCTTTGTACAGGCTTTTAATAAACGATTTGTCGAAGAACTCATCGATGGCATCGATGAAGAACCGCGCCGGTATGGGCTGCGTGCTGTCCGGATCGATCACCAGACGGAAACTGCGGTAGCCCCCGCTGCTCTCGCGGTCGTATACAAGCTGCCATACCATAGGCAGGGACTCGAACATCTCCTCATCATTTTCCTTCAGCCAGTTGATGAACTCGGGGAAATACGCCCGCTCCCCTTTCTTCTCCTCGTCGATGCGCCACCGCAGGTATTCCCTCGACATCTCGTTCTTGATCGACATGAAGTTGAACGCCTGCACCCCCAGGGTATAGTCCAGGTGCGCCAGCGAGTCCATCAAGAAAAAATGCAGCACCGGATGAAAATCGCTGGGACTCTCCAGCATGAGGGATTTCTCGTAGAGGTGCCGCAGCGCGTTGAAATATTCGTTAACGATTTGCATACACTCCCGTAGGAGTCGGCTTGATAAAACCGTTGCTGTGCGCCGGGGCTCGGATAGTGGAAGAGCGCCGCTACCGGAAAAACGGCGCTCTCCTCGCGGTCGCCGTGCGGAAGAGCTCCTCGAGCTCCGCGCCCCGCCTGCCGCGTACGTCCACCAGGTTATCGTTGCGCAGGAGACAGGGTTTGAGTTTCCCGTCCGAGGTGACGCGCAGGCGGTTGCAGAAGGAGCAGAACTCGGTGTTGTGCAGTGGCCGCACCACCTCCACCTCCGCACCGTCGAGGCAGTACTTCTTGCGGTGGTGCATCCGCCGGGTTAGAATCTCACGCGAACGGTTCGCCAGATCGCTTTCGATGGCATCGATGTTGCCGTGCAGCTTGCAGTCGTTGAACTCCATCAGCTCGATCAGCTGGAGGATGAGATCGCGGTTGCCCCGCACGAACGCCAGAAAGTCCGGGATCTCGTCCTCGTTCATCCCCTCGATGAGAACCATGTTCAGCTTTACCGGTGCCAATCGGGCGTCGAGCGCAGCGTCTATACCCTCGAGCACCTGCGAGAGGCAGTCCCTGCCCGTGATCTCTCGGTAGCGATCTGGATTCAGGCTGTCCAGGCTGATGTTCACCCGCGAGAGCCCGCCCTCCTTCAGCTCGTGGGCGCGGTCAGCGAGAAGCGTCGCGTTGGTGGTCATGGACGACTCCATCGTCTCCGGAACAGATTCGATGATCTCGACAAGATCCTGCCGGAGGAGCGGTTCGCCGCCGGTGAACTTGACACTTTTTATGCCCAGACCTGCAGCTACGCGCAAAATCTCTCCGATCTCGTCGGCAGCGAGCTCGGACGCGGGGGAGACTTCCCCTTCTGCGTGGCAGTATATGCATTGGAGGTTGCACCTCTGCGTGAGGCTGACGCGCAGGTTCGTCACAGGCCTGTTGTAGGAATCTCTGAGCACCGTAGCCTTCTCCTGGTGAATGGATGGGGAACGAAAGTGCCATGCCGGCGAATCGCATGCCAGCTCAGCACCAGCCCACCTGTCAATACACGTCGGTCGTATGAGAGCATAAACCGTTGTATCGGAACGAAGAACCGTCAAACACGCGTGCCCTCTCCGAAGGCGGTTTGAGGCCGATACAGCTCCGGTGCCCCTCGGGTTCCGCCCCACCGGATACGGGCAGGGAACACGTGGAGGGCAGGGGCTGCCATATCGTCAGGCGCCGTGAGACCGGAAGGGATGCTGCCTCCGAAAAATAACACGGATATGCTGACCCGGTCTTGACGGGGGATATGGGCGAGGCAACTCGCGGTGCCCCGGTGATCTCCCCTCCGATGCGGCGCATCGCTGGTGCATTCCCCCATGCTGAAGATGGGCGCAGATCTGGTTTGAGAGCTACCGCCCGCTCGATGGCCGAAGGCATCCCGATCTTCTGCCTGCGTCGGGCAGCCGAGTCTGGCCACCTCGGGCCTACCGGCCGGAACGGAGGGGAGTGGGTGCACGGAGTCCGGGCGACCACCTGCCGGGGCAGACCCGCAATCAGGGTCCCGATCCCTGCATCCCGGATCCCTCCATGAATCCGTCCCCGACCGCCACGGGCAGACTCCAACCAATTTCCCGGGCGGCATCCGATTTCAGGTTGCCATCGATCGATTAGCATTTGAAGCCGCACGTCCTTCGAGGGCACCCCATGAAGGAGCTCGAGGGCTCGATCGAGATTGATGCGCAACCCGATACGGTCTGTCACTTTATGGCCGATTCCGATAAGATCAGGGCGAGATCCGGCGAGACCCGGGAGTTTCCGTAAGCGGGTCCGCAGATAGGGAGTCCGAACCCTCTTTTCGATCCGGGAGAGACGGGAAGACGGATATACACCCTGCACTCATCGCCACGAGTGGCTCGGGCCCGTATATGTGTGTTCCGCAGAGTCTCCGGGGACTTCTTCGAGGCCTGCGAGGTGCGATGGCTCATCGAACCGAATCTCTCCACGGCACCCGGTTCTGACTCCGGGCAGGATCGAGCTCCAGGGCGGGCTGATCGGATGACTGCTGGAAATTGGTGAATAGCCGCGATCCCTGGAAAACACTCGCGAGATGCTGTGCAGTTTCCAAAAACAGGGGGAGAGCAGCACACCCGGAGCTCGGATCCCCGTCCCGCGTGACGGTCCAGGCGATCCGGCAATCGATCGGACTTCACGCCCCCCCAATCGCAGAGAGGGGCTTGTGGGTGCTTGCGCGGGATCGATCCGAATGGTTCAATGCCGCACCATCCATCCCAGTCGTGGCAGCCCGAGCCGGTTTTACCGGAGACGTCCCGGGAGATTGGGCTGCCGGTGCAGCCCTTCTGGCCAAACCATACACATGTACCGAAAGGTGCGGCGATCTGTCGTGGCCGGCATGTGGTCGCATGAGAGGAATTCGGCTGACCGGGATCGGACACCACCGGCGCGGACGAGACCGCGACACATCTCTCTTGAGGTCTCTTACCGGGCTGACCGCCAGGCCATCGTGTTGCATTTACTCGATCCGAGCGGGGGCAGGAGAAACCTCCTTCTTCCGGATAGGGAATGAACCGCCACAGTTCGAACCGGATTCCTGGAAGGCGGCAGGGGCAGGACGATGCTTTCCCCGGTGCGTGGGAGAGCCCGTGCTGGGTGAGTGGAGACCCCCCGCCCGGTGCAGGGGGCTGAAAGGAAGAGAATGGCGGGATGACCGTTAACCTGGATCTTCCGGGCGAATATGTCAGGAGAGGTAGGCGCGGAAGGGCGGTCGCTGGATGCCTTCTGCCGCATCCAGAAGCGGATCCGTGGATCGGTGAAGAGGTGTGGAGAGGGGCGCAGCCGTTGATGGGGAAAGCTCCAGCGCGGGTCGATCAGAGCGGGATGCCGTGCGTGGGGCGGTGCGGATCTCTTCACGGAGGCGGCGGACGCACCCCGTCCAGACTCCGACTCCCCGGCATACTGGGCGGGGCGAACGGGGAGGGGAGTGCATCCCCCTCCAACTCCCCCGTTAAGAGCGACAGGATGAGGGTCGGAGAGGGTGAAATCGGTTGCGTTCCGGGAGAACACTGAATCGCACCTCCCCCTTTGCTTCTTCTTACACTGCAGAGGCTCGGTTCGACAAGTGGCGGGAGGGGTTATCCCAACTCCCGAGGTATCCCTGCCGCAGCAGAGCGGTCGAACCAGAATTCGGCGGTTTCTCACGAGGCGGATTTGCCGTCCCCGTCGGACGCTGCTTTGGGAGTCAGCGGCATCTGGCACCGTTCCACTGCGTCGCTCCGAACCGGAAGCGAGGACTATGGCGACAGCCTGTCCCCCGAACTCTGACGCAGGGACGGGTAATGGTATCGCGATCTCACGCTTCGGCGTCTTCTCGGCCGCGGAAATTCTTCGCGACGATGTAGACCTCGGCACTCCCCTTTCGGGATGCGGCGGGGCGAAAGATCCTGACCGAGAGGAAGTGCTTCTTCACCTCGGAGTGGAGCTCGTCGAAGAGCGCCCCCTGGAAAGACTTGACCACGAAGTTGCCCCCACGCTTGAGCGTGCTTCGCGCGAACCGGAGAGCCGCGAGACCCAGATCGATCGCCCGGGCCTGATCGTAGCTCTCGTTTCCCGAGAGCTTCGGGGCGGCGTCGCTCACGACTACGTTCGCCACGCCGATCTCGGATGCCACCCGCTGCTGGACCTTCGGATCGGTGAAATCCCCGGCGATGGTGACCACCCCCTCCACGGGCGCGATAGGATTCCGATCCACGCCGACCACCTTCCCCTGCGTCATAGTCCGCAGCTCCTGCAGCCAGCTCCCCGGAGCCGCGCCCAGGTCTACGACGCTATCATCAGGGCGGATGACGTGGAATCTCCTCTGGATCTCCTCAAGTTTGTATACGGCACGGGAGCGGTAGCCCTCCCGCTTCGCTTTCCTGTAAAACCTATCGGTTGACCAAGGGCGACTCATCGCAACGGGTCCACTCCTTCAGCCGGGTCGGTAAGAGCCCTCCACTATAATTAAAAATATGCTTATATAGTTAATAATAGAGTTTGTTTAGGGAATAACAATGTTCAACGCCACAATTGACGCAGATACATTTCGCGAGGCGATTGATGCGATCGCAGCTCTTGTGACCGAGTGTCGCCTGCATGCCGATCCCAACGGGCTCCGGATGCGGGCCGTCGACACGGCAAACGTGGCCATGGTCTCCATGGAGCTGAGGAAAGATGCCTTTGCCCAGTACGCAGCCAACGCCGAGGAACTGGGCATGGATATCGCCAAGATGAAGAATATCCTCTCCATGATGGGCAAGGGCGATATGCTGACGATGCAGCTGGGAGATACTGGGCACAAGCTGGAGATCGTGTTTCGGAACTACAAGTACTCCATCACGCTCCTCGATCCGAACACCATCCGTAAGGATCCCAACCCGCCGACGATTGAACTTCCCGGCTTCGCCGTTCTCACGGGAGAGGCGCTCAATTCGGCCATCAAGGCGGCGACGGTCGTCTCCGACAAGATTGCCCTGGGCATCGACCCGAAGAGGGAGACCTTCTACATGGTGGCCGAAGGGGACATCGATCACATCCGGCTCGAGCTCGGCAGAGACGAGCTGAAGATGCTCACGGCGGTGGAGGCCCGCTCGCTCTTCTCCCTCGACTACCTGAAGGATATGGGAAAGGTCATGAGCCGTGCGGCGGAGGTCGAGGTGCACCTGGGAATCGACCACCCCGTTCGGTTCGCCTTCGATATCGCCGAAGGGAAAGGCCATGTGGAGTACCTCCTTGCCCCGCGCATCGAGGCTGATTGATGAAGATCGAGCTGGATCTAAAAGACCTCGCCAAATACCCTTTCTTAAAAGAGTCCCAGGATTTCATGGGCACCTTCTCTCTCCAGGCCTTTCTGGAGAGCGATATCGGGAAGAACGCCCTGGAGCGCGCCGTGGAGCGGGTGATCGCCGCGCTCGCCCCGCGGCAGGAGGGGGATGAGAGCAGTTCCGTCTCGTCGGACGAGATGAGCGTACGCCGGGAGGTGGCCGCATACGCGCTGGCCCGCGTGCTCGTCTCCTGCAGCGGGGACCGCTTCCTCATGGATCGTCTCGCCCGCTACGAGGCATCGAGGGCAGCCGCATTCCTGGAGCTGGATGAAGCCGTCGGACGGGGACGGAGCGCTCCCGGCGTGCGGGACTACGTCGCCGGGAGCCTGGGTCTGGATCTCAATGCCACGGATATGCCGGTCACCCAGTATGTAGAGCTGGTCCCGCCCCTGCGCGACGACCGCTGGCGTCTTGTGAACCGCGATGTTCACCATGGGCGGGTGCATCTGGAGAGTGGAGACATCGAGATCCTGCTGCGCGAACGGATCTTCAGCCTCATCCGCCGCCAGCTGCCCCTCCGGGTGCCGGATACCCTCTGCGCCTCGCTCGCTCCCCAGCTCTCCCGAATCACCGCCGCGAACCAGCAGCAGCTGCTTCGGGAATTCGGAGATGTGGACGAAGGAGTCTTCCCCCCCTGCATGAAGGCGTTGATGCATGCGATAACAACCGGCGCCAACCTGCCCCATACGGGCAGATTCGCCCTGACCGCATTCCTCCACACGATCGGGATGAGCACGCCCCAGATCGTGGAGATCTACTGCAGGGCGCCGGACTTCGACCTCCAGAAGACCCAGTACCAGGTGGAGCATATATCCGGCCGAAGCGGAACCGAATATACGCCCCCTTCCTGCGCCACCATGCGGACCTACGGCATCTGCGTTGCCAGAGACGATCTCTGCGGTCACGTCAACCATCCGCTGACCTACTACAAGGTGAGGAAGAAAGAGAGGAAGGAGACCGATCAGGCGGCTTTGTGACTGACGACGTAGCCTGCAACGCTCATCGTGACGACAAACAGCGCAAGTGCGACGATGTAGAAGTAGCCGATGCTCTGGTCCGTGAAGGTGCCGGGAAGGAGACTGGGAAGCGCCAGCAGTGCGATGAACACTGCCAGGCTGGCAACGCCGGTGATGATATCGATGAGACGCGCATCCATACCCTCTACTATCGGACTGCCAACAGATATATTATGGTGATTGCGTAAGGTTCACCCCCCCAACCTTTCGTTAGGAAGGGTGCTAAGGATCGCATGGTTTTCCGGGAGATCAGCAAGCTCGTTTCCGATGACCGATTGTCCCTCGAGTACCTCTGGAAGAAACGGGGAAAAATCGCGTGTCCTTCCTGTTCCCCGCCCGGGTCCTGCTATCACCAGCGATGGAGACTCCGGTACAATGCGTGCAAACGAGACGCCTGGCCTCTCCCGGGAACGAGATTCTCCCTCCCAGCGGCTCTCCCTGGTCAGGTTATTCGAGTTAGCCGTCTCTGCGAGGAAAAGCCTCCCGGGAAGTGCATCTGAGTTCCAGGACGGCCCTGAAAGCTACGACATCCTCCGGAGAGCCCTGGTGGAGGACCTGGCCCGGAGCGATGCGATTCTCAAGGGGGACTCGAAGCCGATGCGGCCTGCTTCGGAGGAAAGCGGAACGGGAAGAGAGGCAGAGGGGGGAGGAACAAGATTATTGTGTATGGGATCCTGGAGCGGGGAGGACCGGTCTCCGTGAGTATCGTACAGGACATTTCAGCGGATAGTCTCATGACCGGGACGGTGAAACGGATACGGCGAGGATCCATCGTCTCTACCGATCCAGGGCGGGGATCCGATTCCCCCATGTTCTGTGGCTACAGGCATCTCAAGATCGATCATCGGTAGACGTTCAAACGGGGAAAGGTCTACATCAACGGGATCGAGGGATTCCGGTCCTTCGCGAAGGAACGGCTGATCGAGTATCACGGGATATCGAGAGAGAAGTCTCTCTACTACATCAATGAGATGGAATGGCGGTACAACAACGGAGGCCAAATTTATGTGAGGACCTGATCGATTTGATGCTTGACGAATAACAGTTGGTGGGGAAGTTATCCAAGCACCCAAGAATAATTATCCGGCGCCATGCACAGTCCCATCCCTGCGACAGTTTGCGTTCCGCAGCTTCTCTCCTGCCCGATGGATTGAGTATGGAATTCAAGACAGCTGACCGGAGATGGGCCACCAGTCCACAGGGAGAATCATACGCGATCTATTCCAGCAGGTGCGGACACCGGCAGACACGGGATCGCATCCCGAGTACACTGCTTCGAAGATCGCACAGATAATGCCCCTCCCTGACGCACTCCTACACGGGATGGAAGACATTGCGGACAGCAACGATTGCCCCCCGCGGAGGCGTCATGCCTATCCGCGACAGCGCGACCGAAGCGTTGCCAGCTCCACCGCCTCGGAGCGGTTCGCTTCCTGCCAGTATGACACCATCCTTATCTGGTGGATATCCTCCGACACAGTGCTGGAACCGGCCTGAATTTTTGCAGAACGTGAATTCCAATGACGATATCCGTATCCTCGCTTCCGACGCCGCTCGGGGGCGGATCGCATGGCTCGACCCGCATGACGGATGGCCTGCCAAGGGGTGAAAAAAGCCTCGATGGTCCCGAGCATCGCAGTCGTGGATACGCTGCCGGAAATACCGTGGCAGGGATTTATGCACCGGTGCCGCGCTCAAAGTCGTCCTCGAAGCGGACGATGTCTTCTTCGGCGATATGCTCACCGTTCTGGACCTCGATGATCTCGAGGGGGATCATCCCCGCGTTCTCCAGGCGATGGCGGACGCCCGCCGGGACGAAGGTGGACTCGTTCGGCCGCAGGAAATACTCCCTCCCGTCCAGTGTCACCCGGGCCATGCCCGAGACGACCACCCAGTGCTCGCTCCTGTGGTGGTGGAGCTGGAGGGAGATGCGGCGCTTCGGGAGGATGGTGATCCTTTTTATTCGGTAGCCGTTCCCGTTCTCGAGCACCGTGTAGGAGCCCCAGGGGCGGTAGACCGTGGTGTGGATCTCCGCCCGTTCGTCACCGTCTTCCTTCAGCTTCTGGACGATCGTCCCGACCGCCTGGGCCTCGGATCGCGGACAGACCAGCAGGGCGTCTTTGGTGTCCATGATCACCAAGTCGGAGACCCCGATCGTGGCGATGAGGCGGTCGCTGACGATGAAGTTCCCCCGCGAGCGGATGGACAGGCACT includes:
- a CDS encoding lysylphosphatidylglycerol synthase transmembrane domain-containing protein; this encodes MSPLGKNRENLLNISEKLQASMSLPDIQKLSIQGLLLGAGLVILAYTILNSGIINNVRIILGANILLLLAAFCFSIGNILIKVYRWKYLSSKYDLDLSWYESALVSISSFFFANITPGKIGDVYKAYFMKEKYSLCYPDGASMLFYERFFELAILFVFAALMVFIEIQQSLLIVLGVSLLLLVALGLFFMKASSFADLIQRLIVKIPSFSKNELCRINIRKLSIVPVTAVFFITLISLVFEFLRLWCIALAFGFYMHPLSAATFFSLSIIAGLVSQIPLGIGITEGSLSYLITQTGCDTVTSMAIVLTDRLLSMYFALLLGIIFSRFSMKELREVKNDLDCSSPLQ
- a CDS encoding glycosyltransferase, whose translation is MISIVVPLYNERENVLTYDSLLFPVIDSIAESARLAVEYVMVDDGSQDDTLLQLQMIESMRKDVRVIAHGTNKGMGAAVRTGINHCTGNLIVTIDSDLTFKPVEIGKLIEAYNRTGADCVSGSPYLLKNSVKDVSLFRLILSCIINSLYRMMLGSNITSVSPIFRLYKREVLCSMDIESNGFDINAEILAKLIINNKKVVEIPVALHRRERGESKINVKREIINHVRLLLKIFKVKYLGVRWS
- a CDS encoding glycosyltransferase family 39 protein; the protein is MKRIEKQNEEMPPPETPTSTPSWGTSIIAQVKADRYLQALFVLTLIGAFLRFYHLDYNSLWLDEAATLNFARQSPAEIWQIAAGGEFNPPLFYWIEHLMLIFGDSEFVLRFVPALFGVLTIPLTYSLGKELADKSTGLIAAILLTFSPMHIFYSQDARAYTISVFFVILAALFYIKAMELEDYRLWMLFGIAAAVSFWLHFYTILAIAAILMHALLVSAKQIQERIRYLAVSLATILLLTLPIILVAIPLFAKRTASSPTFGYQGWLVIQQTFSQFSGFNNAIAVAFMLLFILGLTFWFSSDKKKAAFILIFICVPLAMSILMSYRMPFIPRHLLYLLPLFLIGVAYFSYLFMRFLSHKTPVYLLILCLVAVNLPYLQGYYTTYQKEDWRGFSDQLAAMTGDGDIVITVPDYIHLPLDYYYSNISDNTLQFGASSAAELEQISQHKKGNNKVFYVVTADIIAQNPEGDALAWLQDKSRRIWSHTGIHMFTLR
- a CDS encoding ArgE/DapE family deacylase, whose translation is MDVARLCSDLIQIESENPPGRTAEVIEYICGYLDALGIQSTVIRNSGGRDNLIAVSPQNRLLLCGHVDVVPALRDGWKFDPYAGCLHEGFVWGRGASDMKGGCAALLHALKTVLDAGREPKANVAFVCDEESGGKYGIRQLLRKNLLPPADCLIAEPTPPLSPVIGQKGLCRLNLEFAGEPGHGSLYPRVGISAVMEAFALLERVKVIHAKEFEGPPQLAGIVDQSSRVLEGIFGVKDVMRRVTFNPGRIEGGEKANVVAQHCSLELDMRVPFGCSVRDLMEYVARHAPRATVTVMDCAEPVFTAPDAPIVAVLSAEIERVYAERAVPIVQWAASDAKFLREAGFSVVEYGPGELATLHAVDERVAVHQLEKAVEIYRGFILKYS
- the moaA gene encoding GTP 3',8-cyclase MoaA, which gives rise to MLRDSYNRPVTNLRVSLTQRCNLQCIYCHAEGEVSPASELAADEIGEILRVAAGLGIKSVKFTGGEPLLRQDLVEIIESVPETMESSMTTNATLLADRAHELKEGGLSRVNISLDSLNPDRYREITGRDCLSQVLEGIDAALDARLAPVKLNMVLIEGMNEDEIPDFLAFVRGNRDLILQLIELMEFNDCKLHGNIDAIESDLANRSREILTRRMHHRKKYCLDGAEVEVVRPLHNTEFCSFCNRLRVTSDGKLKPCLLRNDNLVDVRGRRGAELEELFRTATARRAPFFR
- a CDS encoding RlmE family RNA methyltransferase, whose product is MSRPWSTDRFYRKAKREGYRSRAVYKLEEIQRRFHVIRPDDSVVDLGAAPGSWLQELRTMTQGKVVGVDRNPIAPVEGVVTIAGDFTDPKVQQRVASEIGVANVVVSDAAPKLSGNESYDQARAIDLGLAALRFARSTLKRGGNFVVKSFQGALFDELHSEVKKHFLSVRIFRPAASRKGSAEVYIVAKNFRGREDAEA
- a CDS encoding DNA polymerase sliding clamp gives rise to the protein MFNATIDADTFREAIDAIAALVTECRLHADPNGLRMRAVDTANVAMVSMELRKDAFAQYAANAEELGMDIAKMKNILSMMGKGDMLTMQLGDTGHKLEIVFRNYKYSITLLDPNTIRKDPNPPTIELPGFAVLTGEALNSAIKAATVVSDKIALGIDPKRETFYMVAEGDIDHIRLELGRDELKMLTAVEARSLFSLDYLKDMGKVMSRAAEVEVHLGIDHPVRFAFDIAEGKGHVEYLLAPRIEAD